In Rhipicephalus sanguineus isolate Rsan-2018 chromosome 1, BIME_Rsan_1.4, whole genome shotgun sequence, the DNA window gttgcctgcggcttgctcgctgctcggccttggcgtcgacgtcttctttgcgattcgggcttggttcacggcttgacgggggcgtccggagcatggacgaacagcacctccaccagatgtcacggggtcgtgacgtcgacgaaggcagcagtcagcacgtcaaagatgaaactccttatttggccgaacttgtggccgggaaactgaacgtcaaactacagcaatacactgatagcggcgaacagagcgtcgaccgtcgatcaactgacaagcggtcaagcgcgtcggcttttatacaggcgctatggaactttccagcaatatcgcttgcggcggcgttatctctcgacaaagctggagcattcgcgtgcggcgcgcaatcttaacaaaacgatctactaaaatcgtgaagcttctcgaacactgcttcgcggccagcgtcgagcgttgataaccgtccttgctggtcaaactcgaacacatcaaaataaaagaagaagcgggcgtggcaatatccacAATAAGTTGCGAATGCAcgcaaaaattgtttttcttttgatCTCGCTTAAGGATATTATGCATTAAATACAATCGAAGTGACTGACGAGCTTGaaaaaacattaacgcacgagggaagtgcaactcgctcctcgtgagttagcagctgatcgttcatcgtcgctgtcactcgtCCAGTGAAAACTCCTCGTCGTCTAGaaggtttctttcaacatcaattttgaagaatttcctccgccgaaagACTTCGACCCCTCCGAGTCTCAACAAGAAAAtcacttgcagtgtgctgccacctatcaacgacgtacaaaaacaagcggctcagtgcacggccgcctggatcatcggagcgccgcgcgccccgatccaggcggccgtgcgcagtgctggctatgaaagcaacacacaggtgaaggacggcgttgagagcgttcgctccacgataGCCGtgagcggacgcgtcctcgagtgattgaaacgtcgctcgcactattcataacagcgcttttctGATGAAGAATAAAGCGCCCTATTTTAAGGTATCGTCAATTTGAGAttgctcagttatagaagagcacgAGCCCGCGCGACTTCCCGCGTACAATTTATGAGATTCATGCGCTGAAAAAAACTGACGAATGCTACATGCGGGTAAAACGGTAGGTTTCAACTGAGTCAGTCGATAACATTTAAccaacctacgtggctacagaaaacatcgcgaagctgatatgtgtacgctgtgggctatcattgaaagcgcgacTTTCCACGTATTTTCCCGAAAACTACGCGTCTCGCGCTAGAAcggatgagatttctcctgtttaagagggcccggtttgttcactgatgcaggaaacatgcaaattcgtagtgttcctttcctgCCAACGCGTTAACTGTCCGACTAGCACAGACGAACAAGGGAACGGCTGCCAGAGCAGTCAGTTTGTCGTCTGCTGACCCTCCTCGTGGGGGTTCTCCTGACATCCGCTTAGTGGCGTGACGGTCTATGCAAACGTTTTTGTTAAAGCCCctcatcgcgtctactgccgctttttagccggcggaaaacgcgtggaggggctttagtttttctagcggtcatgtaAACGTAGCTTATGGCACACGAGATATTGAACGCTGGCTGGTTTTTTTAAATGCAACCTATCACAATCATTTAACGAGTTCTAAGCTGCTGCAACGTCTTCTGATGGTCTTCTGGGCGCATGACAAGTCGGTTACAAAACCGAAACTAATTCTACTACAGCCGATGGTCCGATGGTGACTCGCGCAACCGAATCCAATCCAACACGAGTACTACTTTCAAGCTGGTATTGCTCGTGCTCGATCTCGTCTGAGCTGCGTTCTTTGCGATTGTCTCATCGGtgttgctgacgtatttctgaTCCCTTGTTTGCTACTGTCATTTCCATTTTACGACGAGCAACAGCGGCCGAGGCTGTCAGATGTGTCACGCGACATGGTGTCGCGTCTTCGCCTCATCACCTTCGATGCAACGAACACGCTGTTGCGCTACAAAGAGTCGGTTGGACAAACCTATTCTGGGGTTGCTCAACTCTACGGAGTACCAGCGGATCCACATCACGTAAACCACAAGTTCAGGATTGAGTTTAAGCGCATGATGGCTCAGCATCCCAACTTCGGTAGTGACAGCGGTATGACGTCGCAGCAATGGTGGTCTGAGCTCGTTAGCCGAACGCTCTCCGGCTCAGGCTCCATCAGCGAGTCTCTTATGACATGCATCGCCAGACACCTTTATGAATCGTACAGGACGCCTGAATGCTGGGCGCCGAACGCAGGCACAGTTGAAACTCTTCAGCGACTCCGACAGTCAGGTCGCAAGCTTGGCGTCATCTCAAACACCGACGAGCGATTGGACAGCATTCTGACCGGTCTTCGACTGCGACAATACTTTGATTTTGTAATTGCATCTGCTGTGGTTAAAGTCCAGAAGCCTTCTAAGGACATTTTCTCTTTGGCTCTAATTTGTGCAAGCAGCGATGAGCGCCTAAAGCCCGATGACGCTCTGCACGTGGGTGATAACATCGAACTTGACTACCTAGCTGCAAAAAATGCTGGATGGAGTGCCCTATTGCTTGTCAATGATGAATCGCATAGACAGCGAGCACTGTCAAAGGGCCGTGTAAATCCCGGTGACATGATCCAACAGCTGGCAGATATCTTCAAGGTGGTCGACACACAGGAGTCGCGCTGCGCCACATAAGTCCGTTTTTCTGGCTCGGAAACATTCGTGTATAGAGCATGCGGTCCTGGGGTACAACGTGGACTATTAGAGACGCCGGTCAGTGTTACAGTGGATGAACGCCGGCCGCAGAGAGATCTGGCTTTGCAACGTGTTTACATTATCAGATGGTGCTGGCTTCTGCGGTATACGAGTTTCCACCGTGCtgggttttcttcttttttttttttccgtatg includes these proteins:
- the LOC119404058 gene encoding rhythmically expressed gene 2 protein → MVSRLRLITFDATNTLLRYKESVGQTYSGVAQLYGVPADPHHVNHKFRIEFKRMMAQHPNFGSDSGMTSQQWWSELVSRTLSGSGSISESLMTCIARHLYESYRTPECWAPNAGTVETLQRLRQSGRKLGVISNTDERLDSILTGLRLRQYFDFVIASAVVKVQKPSKDIFSLALICASSDERLKPDDALHVGDNIELDYLAAKNAGWSALLLVNDESHRQRALSKGRVNPGDMIQQLADIFKVVDTQESRCAT